In the genome of Piliocolobus tephrosceles isolate RC106 chromosome 20, ASM277652v3, whole genome shotgun sequence, one region contains:
- the NXT1 gene encoding NTF2-related export protein 1 has translation MASVDFKTYVDQACRAAEEFVNVYYTTMDKRRRLLSRLYMGTATLVWNGNAVSGQESLSEFFEMLPSSEFQISVVDCQPVHDEATPSQTTVLVVICGSVKFEGNKQRDFNQNFILTAQASPSNTVWKIASDCFRFQDWAS, from the coding sequence atggCATCTGTGGATTTCAAGACCTACGTGGATCAGGCCTGCAGAGCTGCTGAGGAGTTTGTCAACGTCTACTACACCACCATGGATAAGCGGCGGCGTTTGCTCTCCCGCCTGTACATGGGCACAGCCACCCTGGTCTGGAATGGCAATGCTGTTTCAGGACAAGAATCCTTGAGTGAGTTTTTTGAAATGCTGCCTTCCAGCGAGTTCCAAATCAGTGTGGTAGACTGCCAGCCTGTACATGATGAAGCCACACCGAGCCAGACCACAGTCCTTGTTGTGATCTGTGGATCAGTGAAGTTTGAGGGGAACAAACAACGGGACTTCAACCAGAACTTCATCCTGACCGCCCAGGCCTCACCCAGCAACACAGTGTGGAAGATCGCAAGTGACTGCTTCCGCTTCCAGGATTGGGCCAGCTAG